Proteins encoded in a region of the Salvelinus sp. IW2-2015 linkage group LG27, ASM291031v2, whole genome shotgun sequence genome:
- the LOC111953753 gene encoding CCR4-NOT transcription complex subunit 9 isoform X2, whose amino-acid sequence MLATGAAVTTALAQVDREKIYQWINELSSPETRENALLELSKKRESVPDLAPMLWHSCGTIAALLQEIVNIYPSINPPTLTAHQSNRVCNALALLQCVASHPETRSAFLAAHIPLFLYPFLHTVSKTRPFEYLRLTSLGVIGALVKTDEQEVINFLLTTEIIPLCLRIMESGSELSKTVATFILQKILLDDTGLAYICQTYERFSHVAMILGKMVLQLSKEPSARLLKHVVRCYLRLSDNSRAREALRQCLPDQLKDTTFAQVLKDDTTTKRWLAQLVKNLQEGQVTDPRGIPLPTQ is encoded by the exons ATGCTGGCTACAGGAGCA GCTGTAACCACGGCTCTGGCCCAAGTGGATAGGGAAAAGATCTACCAGTGGATCAACGAGCTGTCCAGCCCAGAGACCCGCGAGAATGCCCTGCTTGAGCTCAGTAAAAAACGGGAGTCCGTGCCAGATTTGGCTCCAATGCTATGGCACTCCTGTGGAACTATAGCTGCTCTCCTGCAG GAAATTGTCAACATCTACCCRTCAATAAACCCCCCGACCCTCACCGCTCACCAGTCCAACAGAGTATGCAACGCATTAGCACTTCTGCAGTGTGTAGCCTCTCATCCAGAGACAAG ATCGGCATTTCTGGCAGCACACATTCCTCTATTTCTGTACCCCTTCTTACACACTGTCAGCAAAACACGACCATTTGAGTACCTCCGACTCACCAGCCTAGGAGTCATCG GTGCCTTGGTCAAAACAGATGAGCAGGAAGTGATCAACTTCCTGTTGACAACAGAAATCATTCCCCTGTGCCTTCGCATAATGGAGTCTGGCAGTGAGCTTTCCAAAACG GTAGCAACTTTTATACTACAGAAAATACTCCTTGATGACACAGGGCTGGCATACATTTGCCAAACATATGAACGCTTCTCCCATGTGGCCATGATACTT GGCAAAATGGTTCTTCAGCTCTCCAAAGAGCCCTCCGCTCGTCTTTTGAAACATGTTGTCCGCTGTTACCTACGCCTGTCAGACAACTCCAG AGCCCGAGAGGCCCTCCGTCAGTGTCTACCAGACCAGCTTAAAGACACCACGTTTGCCCAGGTCCTGAAGGACGACACCACCACCAAACGCTGGTTGGCACAGCTGGTGAAGAACCTACAGGAAGGCCAAGTCACAGACCCCAGGGGCATCCCTCTGCCCACACAGTAG
- the LOC111953753 gene encoding CCR4-NOT transcription complex subunit 9 isoform X1 encodes MLATGAAVTTALAQVDREKIYQWINELSSPETRENALLELSKKRESVPDLAPMLWHSCGTIAALLQEIVNIYPSINPPTLTAHQSNRVCNALALLQCVASHPETRSAFLAAHIPLFLYPFLHTVSKTRPFEYLRLTSLGVIGALVKTDEQEVINFLLTTEIIPLCLRIMESGSELSKTVATFILQKILLDDTGLAYICQTYERFSHVAMILGKMVLQLSKEPSARLLKHVVRCYLRLSDNSSPHTRAREALRQCLPDQLKDTTFAQVLKDDTTTKRWLAQLVKNLQEGQVTDPRGIPLPTQ; translated from the exons ATGCTGGCTACAGGAGCA GCTGTAACCACGGCTCTGGCCCAAGTGGATAGGGAAAAGATCTACCAGTGGATCAACGAGCTGTCCAGCCCAGAGACCCGCGAGAATGCCCTGCTTGAGCTCAGTAAAAAACGGGAGTCCGTGCCAGATTTGGCTCCAATGCTATGGCACTCCTGTGGAACTATAGCTGCTCTCCTGCAG GAAATTGTCAACATCTACCCRTCAATAAACCCCCCGACCCTCACCGCTCACCAGTCCAACAGAGTATGCAACGCATTAGCACTTCTGCAGTGTGTAGCCTCTCATCCAGAGACAAG ATCGGCATTTCTGGCAGCACACATTCCTCTATTTCTGTACCCCTTCTTACACACTGTCAGCAAAACACGACCATTTGAGTACCTCCGACTCACCAGCCTAGGAGTCATCG GTGCCTTGGTCAAAACAGATGAGCAGGAAGTGATCAACTTCCTGTTGACAACAGAAATCATTCCCCTGTGCCTTCGCATAATGGAGTCTGGCAGTGAGCTTTCCAAAACG GTAGCAACTTTTATACTACAGAAAATACTCCTTGATGACACAGGGCTGGCATACATTTGCCAAACATATGAACGCTTCTCCCATGTGGCCATGATACTT GGCAAAATGGTTCTTCAGCTCTCCAAAGAGCCCTCCGCTCGTCTTTTGAAACATGTTGTCCGCTGTTACCTACGCCTGTCAGACAACTCCA GCCCCCACACCAGAGCCCGAGAGGCCCTCCGTCAGTGTCTACCAGACCAGCTTAAAGACACCACGTTTGCCCAGGTCCTGAAGGACGACACCACCACCAAACGCTGGTTGGCACAGCTGGTGAAGAACCTACAGGAAGGCCAAGTCACAGACCCCAGGGGCATCCCTCTGCCCACACAGTAG
- the LOC111953479 gene encoding formimidoyltransferase-cyclodeaminase: protein MAKLVECVPNFSEGRNKKVIDAIAEAISSTEGCSLLDVDPGSSTNRTVYTFVGSPQAVVEGALNAARTAFPLIDMTKHSGEHPRMGAMDVCPFIPVQNVTMEDCVNCANIFAQHLTDVLHVPVYLYGEAARKENRRSLPSVRAGEYEALSEKLKRTESAPDYGPAAFVPSWGATVAGARKFLVAYNINLLSTKEQAHRXALDIREQGRSKDQPGRLKKVQGMGWYLEEANIAQVSTNILDFELTPVHAVYEEVCSAAKDLNLPVVGSQIVGIMPLRAVLDCADFYIQRDRLFIVEEEHKVRLVISKLGLDSLGPFVPKEKIIEYMVERTEEDKRLVSLSLQQFVRSVGARTAAPGGGSVSAAVAAMGAALGAMVGQMTYGKRQFDSLDSIMRRLIPPFHQAMNELLVMVDADSKAFSRYMAALKMPRNTSDEVKRREDAMQEGLKQAVAVPLSLAERVNLLWPCLKEMVLYGNVACKSDLQVAAKALETAVFGAYYNVAINLKGIXDESFKVSTQQXASALLTEARESANAVLDAAERKE, encoded by the exons ATGGCTAAGCTGGTGGAGTGTGTGCCCAACTTCTCCGAGGGCCGGAACAAAAAG GTGATTGATGCCATAGCAGAGGCCATCTCCAGCACGGAGGGATGCAGTCTGCTCGACGTGGACCCTGGATCCTCCACCAACCGTACAGTCTACACCTTCGTAGGCTCGCCACAGGCTGTGGTGGAGGGTGCACTGAACGCTGCACGCACTGCCTTCCCACTCATTGATATGACCAAACACTCAg GGGAGCATCCACGGATGGGCGCCATGGACGTGTGTCCCTTCATCCCTGTCCAGAATGTCACTATGGAGGACTGTGTCAACTGTGCCAACATTTTTGCCCAGCACTTAACAGATGTGCTGCATGTACCTG TGTATCTTTATGGAGAAGCAGCGAGGAAGGAGAACAGGAGATCTCTTCCCTCTGTCCGGGCAGGGGAGTATGAGGCCTTGTCTGAGAAA TTGAAGAGGACAGAGTCGGCTCCTGACTATGGCCCTGCCGCCTTCGTGCCCTCCTGGGGAGCTACAGTAGCAGGCGCTCGCAAATTCCTGGTTGCCTACAACATAAACCTCCTCAGCACCAAGGAACAAGCCCATCGGATRGCACTAGATATCCGGGAACAGGGCAGAAGCAAAGACCAG CCGGGTCGGCTGAAGAAGGTGCAGGGAATGGGCTGGTACCTGGAAGAGGCGAACATAGCCCAGGTGTCCACCAACATCCTGGACTTTGAGCTGACGCCCGTCCACGCTGTTTACGAAGAGGTCTGCAGTGCTGCCAAg GACCTGAACCTGCCAGTGGTGGGCTCTCAGATTGTAGGCATCATGCCTCTGAGAGCCGTGCTGGACTGTGCTGACTTCTACATCCAGAGAGACAGGCTCTTCAttgtggaggaggagcacaaggtccGTCTGGTCATCAGTAAACTTGGGCTTGATTCACTTGGGCCTTTCGTCCCCAAAGAGAAAATCATAGA GTACATGGTGGAGAGGACTGAGGAGGACAAGCGcctggtgtctctgtctctgcagcaGTTTGTCCGCAGCGTGGGGGCCAGAACCGCTGCTCCAGGAGGAGGGTCAGTCTCTGCTGCCGTCGCTGCAATG gGGGCTGCTCTGGGAGCCATGGTGGGTCAGATGACCTATGGGAAGAGGCAGTTTGATAGCCTGGACAGCATCATGAGGAGACTCATCCCTCCCTTCCATCAGGCCATGAATGAACTGCTGGTCATGGTGGATGCAGACTCCAAGGCATTCAGTCGCTATATG GCTGCATTGAAGATGCCAAGAAACACATCAGATGAAGTCAAAAG GAGGGAAGATGCCATGCAGGAGGGTCTGAAGCAAGCCGTGGCGGTCCCACTGTCTCTGGCGGAACGAGTCAACCTGCTGTGGCCTTGTCTAAAGGAAATGGTGCTCTACGGAAACGTGGCCTGCAAGTCTGACCTCCAG GTAGCAGCTAAAGCCCTGGAAACGGCAGTGTTTGGAGCCTACTACAACGTTGCGATCAACCTCAAGGGTATCYCAGATGAGTCCTTCAAAGTGTCT ACTCAACAGAYAGCATCAGCTCTGCTTACTGAGGCCAGGGAGAGTGCTAATGCAGTCCTGGATGCtgcagagagaaaagagtga